In Candidatus Neomarinimicrobiota bacterium, a single window of DNA contains:
- a CDS encoding biopolymer transporter ExbD, protein MLLKKKRNKSGGEIPTASLPDIVFMLLLFFLVTTTIDMDKGLGMVLPEKGNTTEVNPKNITNILVNASGKIAISHEGDIQVIDVRELKHVAKRSLATNDKMIFSVKTAATSKYKDYIEVIDQLKQANATRISIADPES, encoded by the coding sequence ATGCTATTAAAGAAAAAAAGAAATAAAAGTGGTGGTGAAATTCCCACAGCATCCCTTCCGGATATTGTGTTTATGCTGCTGCTCTTTTTCCTGGTGACCACGACCATTGACATGGATAAAGGTCTGGGTATGGTGCTTCCAGAAAAGGGCAATACCACCGAAGTGAACCCTAAGAATATTACTAATATTCTGGTGAATGCTTCTGGTAAAATTGCAATAAGTCACGAAGGAGACATCCAGGTTATAGATGTTCGTGAGTTAAAGCATGTTGCCAAGAGATCGCTGGCAACCAATGACAAGATGATTTTTTCTGTCAAAACGGCCGCAACCAGCAAGTACAAGGACTACATTGAGGTGATTGACCAGCTTAAGCAGGCCAATGCCACACGTATTTCTATTGCTGACCCGGAGAGTTAG